Proteins encoded by one window of Agelaius phoeniceus isolate bAgePho1 chromosome 5, bAgePho1.hap1, whole genome shotgun sequence:
- the FBXL14 gene encoding F-box/LRR-repeat protein 14 yields the protein METHISCLFPELLAMIFGYLEVRDKGRAAQVCTAWRDAAYHRSVWRGVEAKLHLRRANPSLFPSLAARGIRRVQILSLRRSLSYVVQGMADIESLNLSGCYNLTDNGLSHAFVAEISSLRSLNLSLCKQITDSSLGRIAQYLKGLEVLELGGCSNITNTGLLLIAWGLQRLKSLNLRSCRHLSDVGIGHLAGMTRSAAEGCLGLEQLTLQDCQKLSDLSLKHLARGLGRLRQLNLSFCGGISDAGLLHLSHMSSLRSLNLRSCDNISDTGIMHLAMGSLRLSGLDVSFCDKVGDQSLAYIAQGLDGLRSLSLCSCHISDEGINRMVRQMHGLRTLNIGQCVRITDKGLELIAEHLSQLTGIDLYGCTRITKRGLERITQLPCLKVLNLGLWEMTESEKVR from the coding sequence ATGGAAACGCACATCTCGTGCCTGTTCCCCGAGCTGCTCGCCATGATCTTCGGGTACCTGGAGGTGCGCGACAAGGGCCGCGCGGCGCAGGTGTGCACGGCCTGGCGGGACGCCGCCTACCACCGCTCGGTGTGGCGGGGCGTGGAGGCCAAGCTGCACCTGCGCCGCGCCAACCCCTCGCTCTTCCCCAGCCTGGCGGCGCGGGGCATCCGGCGGGTGCAGATCCTGTCGCTGCGGCGCAGCCTGAGCTACGTGGTCCAGGGCATGGCGGACATCGAGAGCCTGAACCTCAGCGGCTGCTACAACCTCACCGACAACGGGCTGAGCCACGCCTTCGTGGCGGAGATCAGCTCCCTGCGCTCGCTCAACCTGAGCCTCTGCAAGCAGATCACGGACAGCAGCCTGGGCCGCATCGCCCAGTACCTCAAGGGCCTGGAGGTGCTCGAGCTCGGAGGCTGCAGCAACATCACCAACACCGGCCTGCTGCTCATCGCCTGGGGCCTGCAGCGCCTCAAGAGCCTCAACCTGCGCTCCTGCCGGCACCTCTCCGACGTGGGCATCGGGCACCTGGCGGGCATGACCCGCAGCGCGGCCGAGGGCtgcctgggcctggagcagctcacGCTGCAGGACTGCCAGAAGCTCAGCGACCTCTCACTCAAGCACCTGGCCCGCGGGCTGGGCCGCCTCCGCCAGCTCAACCTCAGCTTCTGCGGGGGCATCTCGGACGCGGGGCTGCTGCACCTGTCGCACATGAGCAGCCTGCGGAGCCTCAACCTGCGCTCCTGCGACAACATCAGCGACACGGGCATCATGCACCTGGCCATGGGCAGCCTGCGGCTGTCCGGCCTCGACGTCTCCTTCTGCGACAAGGTGGGGGACCAGAGCCTAGCCTACATCGCACAGGGCCTCGACGGGCTGCGCTCgctgtccctctgctcctgccacatCAGCGACGAGGGCATCAACCGCATGGTGCGGCAGATGCACGGGCTGCGCACCCTCAACATCGGCCAGTGCGTCCGCATCACCGACAAGGGCCTGGAGCTCATCGCCGAACACCTCAGCCAGCTCACGGGCATCGACCTCTATGGCTGCACCCGCATCACCAAGCGGGGCCTGGAGCGCATCACCCAGCTGCCCTGCCTCAAGGTGCTCAACCTGGGACTTTGGGAAATGACTGAGAGTGAGAAGGTCAggtga